The proteins below are encoded in one region of Drosophila santomea strain STO CAGO 1482 chromosome 2R, Prin_Dsan_1.1, whole genome shotgun sequence:
- the LOC120446275 gene encoding protein DJ-1alpha, which translates to MISLLRKTFPIAITQTNRVVRCKSKQDKCARNALIILAPGAEEMEFTISADVLRRAKINVTVAGLHGCEPVKCSRSVVIVPDTSLEHAVTRGDYDVLVLPGGLAGNKALMNSSAVGEVLRCQDSKGGLIAAICAAPTALAKHGIGRGKSVTSHPDMRPQLMELYCYIDDKTVVQDGNLITSRGPGTTFDFALKITEQLVGVEVAKEVAKAMLWPYKP; encoded by the exons ATGATTTCCCTTCTGAGAAAGACATTCCCAATTGCCATCACCCAAACCAATCGCGTAGTCAGGTGCAAATCCAAGCAGGACAAGTGCGCCAGGAACGCCTTGATCATCCTGGCCCCAGGAGCTGAGGAGATGGAGTTCACCATATCCGCCGATGTGCTGCGAAGAGCAAAG ATCAATGTTACCGTGGCGGGTTTGCACGGTTGTGAGCCGGTCAAGTGCTCCCGGTCTGTGGTCATCGTGCCGGACACTTCGCTGGAGCACGCCGTGACCAGGGGCGACTACGATGTGCTGGTCCTGCCCGGAGGATTGGCCGGCAACAAGGCGTTGATGAACTCGTCCGCCGTTGGCGAAGTGCTGCGTTGCCAGGACTCCAAGGGCGGCCTGATTGCCGCCATCTGTGCCGCTCCCACTGCGCTGGCCAAGCACGGAATCGGCAGGGGAAAGTCCGTTACCTCGCATCCGGATATGAGGCCGCAGCTGATGGAACTTTATTG TTACATAGACGACAAGACTGTGGTGCAGGATGGTAACCTTATCACCAGTCGTGGTCCTGGAACCACTTTTGACTTCGCCTTGAAGATTACCGAGCAACTGGTTGGAGTTGAGGTTGCCAAGGAGGTGGCCAAGGCGATGCTCTGGCCATACAAACCATGA